From Nilaparvata lugens isolate BPH chromosome 7, ASM1435652v1, whole genome shotgun sequence, one genomic window encodes:
- the LOC120348868 gene encoding resuscitation-promoting factor RpfA-like has protein sequence MYLKTIVGLVYVLHILSYAVALPVSNAASNVALSPDNVDQSMRDAVSTLLAGLIMKGNDIRAELQEEARALLDDPYPFDDDTLAQVAQLAGEEVNEATRDQEQPAADVPAAVSPPADNAPDDYSKSPRSLADDTLHQLKSLVSRSESPASESHHSLANFLHLSALQNFLTGSMEPYPAVPNVHTAPPANVPPVVNSASAPVADVAPVAPVVDDVAPDVAPDMAPPVPAPIPVPVARSISDEPLEPIDDDN, from the exons ATGTACTTGAAAACGATAGTG GGTCTGGTCTATGTTTTGCACATTTTAAGCTACGCTGTTGCACTGCCTGTGAGTAATGCGGCGAGCAATGTGGCGTTATCGCCCGACAATGTCGATCAATCGATGAGGGACGCCGTGTCGACTCTGCTGGCCGGCCTCATCATGAAGGGCAACGACATAAGGGCTGAGCTGCAGGAGGAGGCGAGGGCACTGCTCGACGACCCTTATCCCTTTGATGACGACACCCTGGCACAGGTTGCACAGCTCGCCGGTGAGGAGGTGAATGAGGCTACCAGAGACCAAGAGCAACCTGCAGCTGACGTTCCCGCTGCTGTCAGCCCACCAGCAGACAATGCGCCAGACGACTACTCCAAGTCACCTCGCTCCCTGGCTGATGACACCCTCCACCAACTCAAAAGCCTCGTCTCAAGATCTGAATCTCCTGCTTCTGAATCACATCATAGTTTAGCCAATTTCTTACATCTATCAGCTCTTCAAAACTTTCTAACGGGCTCAATGGAGCCCTACCCCGCGGTTCCAAATGTCCATACCGCCCCCCCAGCCAATGTACCCCCTGTTGTTAATTCCGCCTCAGCTCCCGTGGCCGATGTAGCCCCTGTAGCTCCTGTAGTCGATGATGTTGCCCCCGATGTGGCCCCCGATATGGCCCCCCCTGTACCCGCCCCCATTCCTGTACCCGTAGCGCGATCAATCAGTGACGAACCTTTAGAACCGATTGATGATGATAactga
- the LOC120348867 gene encoding uncharacterized protein LOC120348867 — MKKRTMRILCIIAAISQISFIFMVVCGYITIGVESRTDDPENKVEESSIEDNVKTEYHEKPVGVVTKVESENAFGDEILHHKTTGSEIPEKGGKHKLSNNLVDGENNQEEEKHPPSTARWCRDVWEHFSPELDIPPYSDISAPESSSYESSD; from the exons ATGAAAAAGAGGACTATGCGAATCCTGTGCATTATAGCTGCA attTCTCAAATAAGTTTCATTTTCATGGTAGTATGTGGCTACATCACTATTGGAGTTGAGAGTCGGACAGATGATCCAGAGAATAAAGTGGAAGAGAGTTCTATAGAAGACAATGTGAAAACAGAATATCATGAGAAACCCGTGGGAGTTGTAACAAAAGTAGAATCAGAAAATGCTTTTGGAGATGAAATCCTCCATCATAAAACAACTGGCTCGGAAATCCCAGAAAAAGGTGGAAAGCACAAGTTATCAAACAATCTGGTTGACGGCGAAAATAACCAAGAAGAGGAGAAACACCCACCCTCTACTGCGAGATGGTGTCGTGATGTTTGGGAACATTTTTCTCCCGAACTTGATATACCACCCTATTCCGACATATCTGCTCCAGAGTCTTCCAGTTATGAAAGTTCCGATTGA